The Pirellulales bacterium genome has a window encoding:
- a CDS encoding type II toxin-antitoxin system HicB family antitoxin translates to MKLRVVLHPAEEGGFWAEIPALPGCVSEGDSYDETLANIREAAEGWLAVADEAVAEESDAQLAQIDL, encoded by the coding sequence ATGAAGCTGAGAGTCGTGTTGCATCCTGCTGAAGAAGGTGGATTCTGGGCCGAGATCCCCGCCTTACCTGGCTGCGTTTCGGAAGGTGACTCCTACGACGAAACACTCGCAAACATCCGCGAGGCCGCCGAGGGCTGGCTCGCCGTAGCGGATGAAGCTGTCGCAGAGGAATCCGACGCCCAGCTTGCGCAGATCGATCTTTGA
- the ppk1 gene encoding polyphosphate kinase 1 → MSEQTFQAEHFINRELSWLEFNARVLEEAEDPTNPLLERLKFLAIFSSNLDEFFMVRVAGLREQAFGDGAPQDFAPDGMRPVAQLQRIAKRTQELVAAQYRCWNESVLPQLAAEGIRLLRFNELNPTQRESLDRFFRERAFPILTPMAVDPAHPSPRYHNRGLYLATMLERRRGLGPKQLFAVVQVPQILPRLVPLGQGEEQQFILLEEAVSARLPELFGGFDILSWTTFRITRDSDIELLEQESDDMLRLIEDRLKARQRGEAVRLEVAAGGNEELSRMIIDDEAIRDGTPEGYSEVYRIPGPLDLTALMELTKIPNRDHLRDAPFSPQLPRGIRRRSDDLFAMIAKRDILLHHPYDAFDPVVDFISRAANDPRVQAIKQTLYRTSGDSPVTRALIQAAESGKHVTALVELKARFDEANNVSWARQLERAGVHVVFGFLDLKTHCKVSLVVRQEGSSLRRYVHLGTGNYNPTTALIYTDLGLFTTNEDIAADASALFNLLTGYSQGHQWRKLVVAPTDLQRRTLQLIDEQAQRAREGRPSRIFAKTNALADHRVIEALYRASQAGVPIDIVDRGISCLRPGLPGISENIRVRSIVDRFLEHSRIYVFGPDDDCQIYLSSADWMPRNFYRRVEVMFPIEAADLRERILHEIVPAYLLDNVKARMLQPDGMYVRIKPPEGGMAYRCQERLLALHPAVAPPETRPFGNGALRHEELRIGSS, encoded by the coding sequence CGAACCCGCTCTTGGAGCGGCTGAAGTTTCTGGCAATCTTCAGCTCGAACTTGGATGAGTTCTTCATGGTCCGCGTGGCGGGCCTGCGCGAGCAGGCCTTCGGCGACGGCGCCCCGCAGGATTTTGCCCCCGACGGCATGCGCCCTGTCGCGCAGTTGCAGCGGATCGCTAAGCGCACCCAGGAACTCGTCGCCGCGCAGTATCGTTGCTGGAACGAGTCCGTGCTGCCGCAGCTTGCTGCCGAAGGGATTCGGCTATTGCGGTTCAATGAGCTGAATCCCACCCAGCGCGAATCGCTCGATCGCTTCTTCCGCGAGCGAGCGTTCCCGATTCTCACGCCGATGGCCGTCGATCCGGCCCATCCCAGCCCGCGGTATCACAATCGTGGATTGTACCTGGCGACGATGCTCGAGCGCCGCCGCGGCTTGGGGCCGAAGCAGTTGTTCGCCGTCGTGCAGGTGCCGCAGATTCTGCCGCGCCTGGTGCCGTTGGGGCAGGGAGAAGAGCAGCAGTTCATCTTGTTGGAAGAGGCGGTCTCGGCGCGGTTGCCCGAACTGTTCGGCGGGTTCGACATTCTCTCGTGGACCACATTCCGGATTACGCGCGACAGCGACATCGAGTTGTTGGAGCAAGAATCGGACGACATGCTCCGTCTGATTGAAGATCGTCTCAAGGCGCGGCAGCGCGGTGAAGCCGTGCGCCTGGAGGTCGCCGCCGGGGGCAATGAAGAGTTGTCGCGGATGATCATCGACGACGAAGCAATTCGCGACGGAACGCCCGAGGGTTATAGCGAGGTTTATCGGATCCCCGGGCCGCTCGATCTGACGGCGCTCATGGAACTCACGAAGATTCCCAATCGCGATCACCTCCGCGACGCGCCCTTTTCGCCGCAATTGCCGCGAGGAATCCGCCGGCGGAGCGACGATCTATTCGCGATGATCGCGAAGCGCGACATTTTGCTGCATCACCCATACGACGCCTTTGATCCTGTGGTCGATTTCATCAGCCGGGCTGCGAACGACCCGCGGGTGCAGGCTATCAAGCAGACGCTCTATCGCACCAGCGGCGATTCGCCGGTCACGCGGGCCTTGATCCAGGCCGCGGAATCGGGCAAGCACGTCACCGCGCTCGTGGAACTCAAGGCTCGATTCGACGAGGCGAACAACGTGAGCTGGGCACGGCAGCTCGAGCGGGCCGGCGTGCATGTGGTGTTCGGCTTTCTCGACCTCAAGACGCATTGCAAGGTGTCCCTAGTCGTGCGGCAGGAGGGAAGCAGCCTGCGGCGCTACGTGCACCTCGGCACCGGCAACTACAATCCGACCACCGCGCTCATTTACACCGATCTGGGTCTGTTCACCACAAACGAGGACATCGCCGCCGACGCCTCGGCCCTGTTCAATCTGCTCACCGGTTATTCGCAGGGGCATCAATGGCGGAAGCTGGTGGTCGCCCCAACCGATTTGCAGCGTCGCACGCTGCAACTCATCGACGAGCAGGCGCAGCGCGCTCGCGAAGGTCGGCCGTCGCGAATCTTCGCCAAGACCAACGCGCTAGCCGACCATCGCGTGATCGAGGCGCTCTATCGGGCCAGCCAAGCGGGAGTGCCGATCGACATCGTGGATCGCGGCATTTCCTGCCTGCGGCCGGGGCTACCTGGGATTTCGGAAAACATCCGCGTGCGGAGCATCGTCGATCGGTTCCTCGAGCACAGCCGCATTTACGTCTTTGGTCCCGACGACGATTGCCAGATTTATCTGAGCAGCGCCGATTGGATGCCGCGGAATTTCTATCGCCGCGTCGAAGTGATGTTCCCGATCGAGGCGGCCGATCTGCGCGAGCGGATTCTGCACGAGATCGTGCCGGCGTATCTTTTGGACAACGTGAAGGCCCGCATGCTCCAGCCCGACGGGATGTACGTCCGCATCAAACCGCCGGAAGGAGGCATGGCCTACCGCTGCCAAGAACGTCTGCTCGCCTTGCACCCCGCCGTCGCCCCACCCGAAACCCGCCCCTTCGGCAACGGCGCGCTGCGACATGAGGAATTGCGGATTGGGTCGTCGTAA